GTCGTGCCCTGCCGCTTGAGCAGGCGCAGCTTCTGCCAGATCAGGTGGCGAGCCTGCGGGTCGAGGCCCGTTGTGGGTTCGTCGAGAATGACCAGGTCGGGCGCGTTGACCAGTGCGCGCGCAATCAGCAGACGCCGGCGCATGCCGCCCGAGAGCTTGTCGATGTTCACGTCGCGCTTGTCTTCGAGGTGCACGAATTCAAGGAGGTCTTCGGCGCGGCGGTGGGCCTCCGCGCGCGGCACGCTGAAGTAGGAGGCGAAGACGAGCAGGTTCTCGTAGGAGGTAAGCTCTTCGTCGAGGGTGTCGTCCTGGGTGACGACGCCGAACCTCGCGCGCACCTGGCGCGGGCGGTGCTGGATGGGCGTGCCGAAGAGCTTGATCTCGCCGCCGCTGATGTGGGCCTGCCCGGTCATCATGCGCAGCGTGCTCGTCTTGCCCGCGCCGTTGGGGCCCAGCAGGCCCACGCACTCGCCGCGCTCCACCGAAAACGAGAGCGCGCGCACGACCTCGTCGGCGCCGTAGCGCTTGGTCACGTTGCTGAGTTCGACGATGGGCGTGTTCACAAACGGATGCCGCTTCCCTTGGGGGAATGAGAGTTCAAGCCTTCGATGCGTGCCTTTGGGAAAAGTTTCAGGCTTTTTCTACAGTGAGTTTCTTGGCGTCGTGGCCGTCGCGGACGAGGAAATAGTCCGCGCCGTCGTCGGGACCCTTGAAGGCGACCTTGCCCTCAAAGCTCGTTTCGACTTCCTGCAACAGGAACTTCAGGAAGGAGACGTTCGTCTCCTTGATGCGCTTGAGTTGGGCCAGGCCCTCTGGATCTCCGGATAACTGCATCGAGCGCCCCTTCGAAGCTCCCCGCGGCGACTTCCCTCACGTCTGGCGTATAGGAAGTCTAGTCCTCCGGTGCGCCGGCGTCCAAGGGCGGTCGCCCCGAAGCTTCGGGGCGGGCCTTCAGGGACTTTTGGGCCCCCAGCGCGCGCTCAGTACCACTCTTCGTACTTGGGCCAGCGCAGGGTGTCGTAGATTTCCTTGAGCTTGGCGCGGACCTCTTCCTTGTCGAAGGTCTGCTCCACTTTCGGCTCTCCCAGGAAGTAGAGCTTCACCTTGTCGCCCTCGACGGGATCCCCAAGGTTGTGGACGGCAAAGCCCCCGTAGAAGATGAGAACGCCCAGGCCCAGGTTGTGGCTGAGCACGCGCCAGGTGGTGCGCAAGAAGAGGTGCGCCGGGAGCTGCGTCTCGCGCCCGTCGGCACTGATGATTGCGGTCCAGCCCTTGCGGGTAAAGGTGAACTTGCCGTAGCTGATGGAAACCGGCTCCTCGAACGCGGGTTCGCCGGGGTTGGCTGCAACTGCTGCTGCACTCATCGTTCGGGATCCTTTCTGAACCAGATCACCGCGCAGCGGCGAGAATCGCCCGTGCCGGTGATGGTGAAGCTGCCGCCGGCGGGAATCTCCAGCAGGTCGCAGACTTCGAGCTCGGCGCTGCCGGCCTCGGCACCATCGCCGCCCGTCAGTGCCAGATGCGGCGAGCCGCGGAAGACCAGCACGTAGCTCTTGGTATCGGAGGAGAACGGCTTCTTCGGTCCGCCGGCCGAGACGATCAGGTCGAAGCGCGTGTCGTCGACGCGGGCGACCACTTCGGGGGCGTCCTCGGCGCGCCTGGCATCCGCCACCATCGCGCGCAGCGGCACGAAGCCCGCGCGCTCATCGAAGATGGGGGAATTGCTCGTGATCTTGGTCGGGGTGAGGTCCATGTCCTCGAAGTCGGGATGGACCTCGATTTCCGCGGGGGGCTCCAGCGTGGTGCATTTGTTCTTCTGCGAGGACTCGTTGTAGCGCACCGGCCCCTTGGCGCAGTAGACGGTCGAGAGAATGCGGAAGCGCGCGCCCTTCGAAGGCGGGCGGTACTCCATGAAGCGCTTGAGATACCCCGGCCAGTGGGCGAGCCCCACCGGGTGGAGCACGATGTCGCCGATCTTGCTCAGATACGCGCCCAGCTCCTCGCCCGTATCGGGATCCATGAGGTAGGTCTTGGCATCGATGCCGTCGATGGGAGCAAAGCCCGTCGGGAACACCAGGTTGAACTCGTCGGAGTAGTTCACGTGGCCGAAGAAGAGCGGCTCGCTCGCACAGACGACCTCGATGACGGCCTCGCCGATCTCGGCGATGATGGTGAGCTGGTGTTCGAGCTGCTTGGGATTGGCCGCCCAGACGCGCAGGTTCACCAGGGAAAAACCCTCGGGGCTTCCCTTCAGGTGCAGCGCGCCGGGCCGGATGTCCCAGCGCTCAGCCGCCGGATGGACTTCGTAACTCGCCTCCATGGCCACTCTCCTCGAGGCCCGCGACATTGACTGACGCGGGCGTCATTTCCGCAGAGGTAGATAGCGCACGGGGCGGGGGCGGTCCACTGGGGGGCTAGGGATACTCGGGAAGCTTGCCCTCGGACTCGCGCTTTTGCTGCTCCTCGAGCGTCACGGCCGTGGGAAGCGGGTCGATCTTTTCGGAGACTGCGTCGTAATTCTCGCACTCGGTGGCGTTGATCTCGATGAAGCGTTTCCACTTCTCGGGCACCTCGTCCTCGGGAAAGATTGCCTGGACCGGGCAGGCGGGCACGCACGCGTCGCAGTCGATGCAGGTTTCGGGATTGATGTAGACCATGCGGGGTCCCTGGTGGAACGCCTCGACCGGGCAGGCCTCAACGCAATCGGTGTAGCGGCAGTCCACACAGTAGTGGGTAACGACATAAGCCATGGTGATGCTCCCTCCTTCGGCTTGGCCGCGAAAACCCCGCGTTCGCACGCAAGTCCCCGCGGCGTTTGATGTGTCCACCATGCCAATCCTGGAAAAAGCCCGCAAGGGTTGACCCTTCGGCGGGAAATTACGACGAATACAAAAATCCCGGCGGGCGGTCACCGGGATTGCTCCCCGCGTCGTTGGGCGCCTGCTGCCTACGTTGGTGCGGGATGGAGAAAAGGTTGGTGGCCGTTTTTCGGGGAAAGCCCCTTTTTGATTATTCTGCGGCCTTTAGTCTTTCCAGAACTTGACCAAAATCCAGGGTGTAAGCGTTAACCTTTCCGGTCTGGTCAATTGAAACAAACGCAATCGGTCGCACCTGTTGTTTCTTGTCTCCAAACTGAATGGCCAAATCGATCACCCACGATCCGTCTGTCTCCGTTCGAACAGATGCAGCGTAGGTATTCCACTGGGGATTCCGAATCTCTGCAAGAAAGTCCTCTGGAATGCGGTGATCCCGTCCAGCTACTTCGACATTCATTTTATCGATCAATAAGTCCGAGGCTTCCCAATGAAATTCGAACTTGCTTCTTATCGCTCCAACCGGTTGCTCAAGCTCTCCGTTAAATTCGAGAGTCTTCCATAGAAATGGGTAGGGCGATGTAGCAGACGCGCTACTCGCCGCAACCAACACACAGATACCCCAGTACAGAAAGATTGATCGGCGCATTCTCAGCTCCTGTTCATTCCGAAGCGCGGCTGGCAATGGGAGTCAATCTGGTTGAAGTCCGACCGCTTGGCGAAGTCCCATTATGGTTGCCGGATTTTTGGAGATTGTTGGGAAGGCGGAAATGGTGTTGTGTGCAAAGTCTCCGCGGTCATCGCGTGTCTACTTCTTCTCTTTCGCCTGGGTCCGGAACTTCACCTTGGTGCCGCCGGAGTCTTTTTCTTCTCCGGCGGGTTCGAATTCCACTTCGATCTTCATTTTCATGCCGGTCATGGCGTTGCGGACGATTTCCTCGGGGGTGGTGTCCTGGAAGACCTTGGCCACTTCGCGGGCGATGGCGTCGAAGAGTTCTTCCTTGCTCTTGGAGGACTGGCTGACGATGTAGCCGGTGAGGTCCTTGGGGACCTTGAGCTCGGCGAGCTGGCGCCGGATGCCGTCTTCGGTCAGGAACAGGGCGCCCAGACCTGTGTAGAAGGTTCGCTTCATGACGTCGGGGACCAGACCTTCAA
The nucleotide sequence above comes from Chrysiogenia bacterium. Encoded proteins:
- a CDS encoding ABC transporter ATP-binding protein, whose amino-acid sequence is MNTPIVELSNVTKRYGADEVVRALSFSVERGECVGLLGPNGAGKTSTLRMMTGQAHISGGEIKLFGTPIQHRPRQVRARFGVVTQDDTLDEELTSYENLLVFASYFSVPRAEAHRRAEDLLEFVHLEDKRDVNIDKLSGGMRRRLLIARALVNAPDLVILDEPTTGLDPQARHLIWQKLRLLKRQGTT
- a CDS encoding ferredoxin family protein, translated to MAYVVTHYCVDCRYTDCVEACPVEAFHQGPRMVYINPETCIDCDACVPACPVQAIFPEDEVPEKWKRFIEINATECENYDAVSEKIDPLPTAVTLEEQQKRESEGKLPEYP